A genomic region of Gemmata massiliana contains the following coding sequences:
- a CDS encoding chemotaxis protein CheW, with protein MGSLDSHDKTELVGHGSQFLAFRLGDEEYGVEILRVQEIKGYSRITPLPNTPPEMKGVMNLRGAVVPIMDLRTRLGMREAEYTVFTVIIVVTVGTKIVGLVVDAVSDVLNVEPDEKLPAPDLGAGVDTSFLNGIARTGERLVSLLNIDKLVGNANEPSLSV; from the coding sequence GTGGGCTCACTCGACTCACACGACAAAACCGAGCTCGTGGGCCACGGGAGCCAGTTCCTGGCGTTCCGATTGGGCGACGAAGAGTACGGGGTCGAGATCCTGCGCGTGCAGGAGATCAAGGGGTACTCGCGCATCACCCCGCTACCCAACACCCCACCCGAGATGAAGGGCGTCATGAACCTTCGCGGGGCCGTGGTCCCGATCATGGACCTGCGTACCCGCCTGGGCATGCGCGAAGCCGAGTACACCGTGTTCACGGTCATCATCGTCGTCACCGTGGGCACCAAGATCGTGGGCCTGGTCGTGGACGCGGTGTCCGACGTGCTCAACGTGGAGCCCGACGAGAAGCTCCCGGCCCCGGACCTGGGCGCGGGCGTCGACACCTCGTTCCTCAACGGGATCGCACGCACCGGCGAGCGCCTCGTCTCGCTCCTCAACATCGACAAACTCGTCGGCAACGCCAACGAACCTTCACTCTCCGTGTAA
- a CDS encoding methyl-accepting chemotaxis protein, which produces MPESLLTALMKFRIGPRLIAGFLALAAGAAFLGYTALGALSQIREFQMNAATDLVPGLVNLDKIRAGALQSQRAERGLVLFGQVGDEPNYRSVRANLDAGLKSIEEGLKGYGSSPMTPKEATNWKDLQAAFADWKRDQEDVVACSERREFKKAQDAVARELKTAARLNQTLQEQIKIQEETAKEQETQANSTYASARFTLFTTIAVCVVVSIGLGLVLSASVTGPLGKTVSVLEGVAKGDLSKRAEIDSQDEVGRLAAALNTAIAALVAAKEAEHAQVEKDRLRAEREAAEVRERAEREAAETRKRAEHELARATELQRKIGSVTTSVTALAAGDFTQEVPNLGTDEVGQMASALNKAVVSVRTALEGVREVSEQLADASGQLSSASDEISTGAQEQASSLEETASTLEEITATVRQNSDSAQQARQLASTSRDIAEKGGRVVGNAVEAMSEINQSSKKIADIITTIDEIAFQTNLLALNAAVEAARAGEQGRGFAVVASEVRNLAQRSATAAKEIKSLIEDSVKKVDAGTELVNQSGSTLGDIVTSVKRVTDIITEIAAAGKEQSTGIEQVNKAVSQMDSVTQRNASQTEEMSATAQTLTDQASQLRDLIARFKLSEHGHPTPRTTHRTKAPATKPRPAVAKALKSGHANGNGRKHELDQLGGDGFTEF; this is translated from the coding sequence ATGCCCGAATCGTTGCTTACCGCACTGATGAAATTCCGCATCGGTCCCCGACTCATCGCCGGCTTCCTGGCGCTCGCGGCCGGGGCCGCGTTCCTCGGGTACACGGCCCTGGGCGCGCTCAGCCAGATCCGCGAGTTCCAGATGAACGCGGCGACCGATCTCGTCCCGGGCCTTGTCAACCTCGACAAGATCCGGGCCGGCGCCCTCCAATCGCAGCGCGCGGAGCGCGGGCTCGTGCTGTTCGGCCAGGTCGGGGACGAGCCGAACTACCGGTCCGTTCGCGCGAACCTCGATGCCGGGTTGAAGTCGATCGAGGAGGGACTTAAGGGATACGGCTCGAGCCCGATGACACCTAAAGAGGCGACGAACTGGAAAGACCTCCAAGCCGCATTCGCGGATTGGAAGAGGGATCAGGAAGACGTCGTCGCCTGCTCCGAGCGGCGCGAGTTCAAGAAAGCTCAGGACGCGGTCGCGCGCGAACTCAAGACCGCGGCCCGGCTGAACCAGACGCTGCAGGAACAAATCAAGATCCAAGAAGAAACCGCCAAAGAACAAGAGACCCAGGCCAACAGCACGTATGCGTCGGCGCGATTCACGCTCTTCACGACCATCGCCGTGTGCGTCGTCGTTTCGATCGGTCTCGGGTTGGTTTTGTCCGCGTCGGTCACCGGCCCACTGGGGAAAACCGTGAGCGTTCTTGAAGGCGTGGCGAAGGGTGACCTGTCGAAGCGCGCTGAGATCGATTCCCAGGACGAGGTCGGGCGCCTGGCCGCCGCCCTCAACACCGCGATTGCGGCGCTCGTGGCCGCCAAGGAAGCCGAACACGCCCAGGTTGAAAAAGATCGCCTGCGCGCCGAGCGCGAGGCCGCAGAGGTTCGGGAGCGCGCCGAGCGCGAGGCCGCAGAAACGCGAAAGCGCGCCGAGCACGAACTGGCCCGCGCCACCGAACTACAGCGCAAAATAGGCTCGGTCACGACCTCGGTAACGGCCCTGGCTGCGGGCGACTTCACACAAGAGGTTCCGAACCTGGGAACCGACGAAGTCGGCCAGATGGCCTCGGCCCTCAACAAGGCCGTGGTTTCCGTGCGGACGGCCCTCGAAGGGGTGCGCGAAGTATCCGAGCAACTCGCGGATGCCTCGGGTCAACTGTCCTCGGCGAGCGACGAGATCTCGACAGGCGCGCAGGAGCAAGCGTCGAGCCTCGAGGAGACGGCGAGCACGCTCGAGGAGATCACGGCGACGGTGCGCCAGAACTCGGACAGCGCGCAACAGGCCCGGCAGTTGGCGAGCACGTCGCGTGACATTGCGGAGAAGGGGGGCCGCGTGGTGGGCAACGCAGTCGAGGCGATGAGCGAGATCAACCAGTCCTCGAAGAAGATCGCGGACATCATCACGACCATTGATGAGATCGCGTTCCAGACGAACCTGTTGGCGCTGAACGCGGCGGTGGAGGCGGCACGGGCCGGGGAGCAGGGGCGCGGGTTCGCGGTCGTCGCGTCCGAAGTGCGCAACCTCGCCCAGCGCTCCGCGACCGCAGCGAAGGAGATCAAGTCATTGATTGAGGATTCGGTGAAGAAGGTGGACGCGGGCACCGAACTCGTGAACCAGTCCGGTTCGACGCTGGGTGACATTGTGACCAGTGTGAAGCGGGTGACGGACATCATCACCGAGATCGCGGCCGCGGGTAAGGAGCAGTCCACCGGCATCGAGCAGGTCAACAAGGCCGTCTCACAGATGGACTCCGTCACCCAGCGCAACGCCTCACAGACCGAAGAGATGTCCGCGACGGCGCAAACGCTGACGGACCAGGCAAGTCAACTCCGCGACCTCATCGCGCGGTTCAAACTCAGTGAGCACGGGCACCCTACCCCGCGCACCACACACCGGACCAAAGCCCCGGCGACCAAACCCCGCCCCGCCGTCGCCAAGGCTCTCAAGAGCGGCCACGCCAACGGCAACGGGCGCAAGCACGAACTCGATCAGCTCGGTGGCGACGGGTTCACCGAGTTCTAA
- a CDS encoding helix-turn-helix domain-containing protein, producing the protein MLFPIKHATWQQLRVLARAKGKPVLGRDIRIVPTRFTKSGEFLDELIEAGLIERAEGKPIAGNEPEQFRVRYTLTEKGRHAAEYGEYERVRQPQQTAG; encoded by the coding sequence ATGTTGTTTCCGATCAAGCATGCCACCTGGCAACAACTCCGCGTCCTGGCCCGCGCAAAGGGCAAACCCGTCCTCGGGCGCGATATCCGGATCGTGCCGACACGCTTCACGAAGTCGGGCGAGTTCCTCGACGAACTGATTGAGGCGGGCTTAATCGAACGAGCCGAGGGGAAGCCCATTGCAGGGAACGAACCGGAGCAGTTCCGCGTGCGATACACGCTCACGGAGAAGGGCCGCCACGCCGCGGAGTACGGCGAGTACGAGCGCGTGCGCCAGCCCCAACAGACTGCCGGCTGA
- a CDS encoding methyl-accepting chemotaxis protein, which produces MSNQLADKFNNLGVGTRLIGGFLMLAVACAAVGLWGLRSMTQINSALDNANGNLLPSVRALTDLRGNLSTVQRAERSILMATRRKDEAVRNQATGAQETAMVKAREAVKRYEALPMIEKEKKLWAEFLPSMEAFLRDHEATMGALKGGDLERAEQACFNSVPNALKMNAQLNELCDLQGEIGEGDAKDAREQYASARTTMFVVIGGAALLAVGLGIFFRNLIVNPLNATVKVLQAVASGDLTQKATVTSTDEFGQMGAALNATVQGIHTALQQDKVNWEVVGQQRAQNADFAAQIAAIGKAQAVIEFKLDGTVVSANENFQRALGYTLPEIQGRHHSMFVEPAYASSSEYRDFWSRLNRGEPIAAEFKRIGKGGKEIWIQASYNPIPDLHGKPFKVVKYANDITATKDMELKVREDAAALKQKVAAIMTSVSAIAAGDFTQQAPDLGTDEVGQMAAGLNKAVISVRTALEGVREVSEQLADASGQLSAASDEISTGAQEQASSLEETASTLEEITATVKQNSDSAQQARQLASTSRDIAEKGGQVVGNAVDAMSEINQSSRKIADIITTIDEIAFQTNLLALNAAVEAARAGEQGRGFAVVASEVRNLAQRSATSAKEIKSLIEDSVKKVDAGTELVNQSGSTLGDIVTSVKRVTDIITEIAAAGKEQSVGIEQVNKAVSQMDAVTQKNASQTEEMSATAQTLTDQAAQLRDLVARFKLSESGHTASRPAAWSKTPATKPRPAVAKALKNGHANGRKHELDQLGGDGGFTEF; this is translated from the coding sequence ATGTCGAATCAACTCGCCGATAAGTTCAATAACCTCGGGGTCGGCACGCGGCTTATTGGTGGGTTTCTTATGCTCGCTGTCGCGTGTGCGGCCGTTGGGCTCTGGGGCCTTCGGTCCATGACCCAAATCAATAGTGCCTTGGACAATGCTAACGGGAACTTGCTCCCGTCGGTCCGCGCCCTGACCGATCTGCGGGGCAATTTGAGCACCGTCCAGCGCGCCGAGCGCTCGATCCTCATGGCCACGCGCCGTAAGGACGAGGCCGTGAGGAACCAGGCCACGGGTGCTCAAGAAACCGCGATGGTCAAGGCCCGCGAAGCGGTCAAGCGGTACGAGGCGCTCCCGATGATCGAGAAGGAGAAGAAGCTCTGGGCCGAGTTCCTGCCGTCTATGGAAGCGTTCCTCCGGGACCACGAGGCGACGATGGGGGCGCTCAAAGGCGGGGATCTGGAGCGCGCGGAACAAGCGTGCTTCAACTCGGTGCCCAACGCGCTCAAGATGAACGCGCAACTGAACGAGTTGTGCGACCTGCAGGGCGAGATCGGGGAGGGCGACGCCAAGGACGCCCGGGAGCAATACGCCTCGGCCCGGACGACCATGTTCGTGGTCATCGGGGGGGCGGCGCTCCTGGCCGTAGGGCTCGGAATCTTCTTCCGAAACCTGATTGTGAACCCGCTGAACGCGACCGTCAAGGTGCTGCAGGCCGTAGCCTCGGGTGATCTGACCCAGAAAGCGACGGTGACCTCGACCGACGAATTCGGGCAAATGGGTGCAGCCCTCAACGCCACGGTTCAGGGCATCCACACCGCGCTCCAACAGGACAAAGTGAACTGGGAAGTGGTCGGCCAGCAGCGCGCACAGAACGCGGACTTCGCGGCCCAAATCGCGGCCATCGGCAAGGCCCAGGCGGTAATCGAGTTCAAGCTGGACGGGACCGTCGTGAGCGCCAACGAGAACTTTCAGCGCGCGCTGGGGTACACCCTGCCCGAGATCCAGGGGCGCCATCACAGCATGTTCGTCGAGCCGGCCTACGCATCGAGTTCCGAGTACCGCGACTTCTGGAGCCGACTCAACCGCGGAGAGCCTATCGCGGCCGAGTTCAAGCGCATCGGCAAGGGGGGCAAGGAGATCTGGATCCAGGCCTCGTACAACCCGATCCCGGATCTCCACGGCAAACCGTTCAAGGTGGTCAAGTACGCGAACGATATCACCGCGACCAAGGACATGGAACTGAAGGTGAGAGAGGACGCGGCCGCGCTGAAGCAGAAGGTCGCGGCCATCATGACCTCGGTGAGCGCGATAGCGGCCGGTGACTTCACCCAGCAGGCCCCGGATCTGGGCACCGATGAGGTGGGGCAGATGGCCGCGGGACTCAACAAGGCCGTGATTTCCGTGCGGACCGCCTTGGAAGGCGTGCGCGAGGTGTCCGAGCAACTCGCGGATGCCTCGGGGCAACTGTCCGCGGCCAGCGACGAGATCTCGACGGGTGCTCAAGAGCAAGCATCGAGCCTCGAAGAAACGGCGAGCACTTTGGAAGAGATCACGGCAACGGTGAAGCAGAACTCCGATAGCGCGCAACAGGCGCGCCAGTTGGCGAGCACGTCGCGGGACATCGCCGAGAAGGGCGGTCAGGTCGTGGGCAACGCCGTGGACGCGATGAGTGAGATCAATCAGTCGTCGAGGAAGATCGCCGACATCATCACGACAATCGACGAGATCGCGTTCCAGACCAACCTGCTCGCCCTCAACGCCGCCGTGGAAGCCGCTCGCGCCGGGGAGCAAGGCCGCGGGTTCGCGGTCGTCGCGAGCGAAGTGCGCAATCTCGCTCAACGCTCCGCCACGTCCGCGAAGGAGATCAAGTCGCTGATCGAGGATTCGGTCAAGAAGGTAGACGCGGGGACCGAACTGGTCAATCAGTCCGGGTCCACGCTGGGTGACATTGTAACGTCGGTGAAGCGCGTGACGGACATCATCACCGAGATCGCTGCCGCGGGTAAGGAGCAGTCCGTGGGCATCGAGCAGGTAAACAAGGCCGTATCGCAAATGGACGCCGTGACCCAGAAGAACGCCTCACAGACCGAGGAGATGTCGGCCACGGCTCAAACGCTTACCGATCAGGCGGCCCAGCTCCGCGACCTCGTCGCACGGTTCAAGCTCAGCGAATCCGGCCACACGGCCTCGCGCCCTGCGGCCTGGAGCAAAACCCCGGCGACGAAACCTCGACCCGCGGTTGCCAAAGCGTTGAAGAACGGGCACGCTAACGGGCGCAAACACGAACTCGATCAACTCGGCGGCGACGGCGGGTTCACCGAGTTCTAA